A genomic window from Artemia franciscana chromosome 14, ASM3288406v1, whole genome shotgun sequence includes:
- the LOC136035156 gene encoding zinc finger protein 271-like translates to MLNLHINTGCEELSPIECDICPAIFREYRNFVVHIMKHQMGQTRRCPICLCECIGDVSQHLVDSHHANFHGNFSPSASELELQGSSSLAVTQNHSTNACFNSFKLDSEAKNLDNHKIYLNSSLHGKKHKTLKRPKKVHLKIKQYICDVCNKSFSRSNNLLTHQRVHTGEKPFKCDICEKTFSLSCNLINHKRLHTGEKPFTCDVCGKTFSVSNNLITHQRVHTGEKPFKCDICEKKFSQSSNLIRHQRQHTDEKLFKCDICEKTFSVSSHLIQHQRVHTSEKPFKYDIGEKTFSVSSSLIRHQRVHAGEKPFK, encoded by the coding sequence ATGCTAAATCTTCACATCAACACCGGCTGTGAAGAACTTTCCCCAATAGAATGTGACATCTGCCCTGCAATATTTAGGGAATACAgaaattttgttgttcatattatgAAACACCAAATGGGACAGACAAGAAGATGTCCTATTTGTTTGTGTGAATGTATTGGTGATGTGAGTCAACATTTAGTTGACTCACATCATGCTAATTTTCATGGTAATTTTTCCCCAAGCGCCTCTGAGTTAGAACTACAGGGAAGTTCATCACTAGCTGTTACACAGAATCATTCTACAAATGCTTGTTTTAATTCATTCAAATTGGATTCTGAAGCAAAAAACTTGGACAATCATAAGATATATTTGAATAGTTCCTTGCATGGTAAGAAacacaaaacattaaaaagaccGAAAAAAGTTCATTTAAAGATAAAGCAATACATTTGTGACGTGTGTAACAAGAGCTTTTCTCGGTCAAACAATTTGCTTACGCACCAAAGAGTGCATactggtgagaaaccgtttaagtgtgatatatgtgaaaaaactttttctctgTCATGCAATTTGATTAACCACAAAAGACTACATACTGGCGAGAAACCGTTTACGTGTGATGTATGTGGGAAAACTTTTTCTGTGTCAAACAATTTGATTACGCACCAAAGAGTGCATactggtgagaaaccgtttaagtgtgatatatgtgagaaaaaattttctcagtcaAGCAATTTGATTAGGCACCAAAGACAACATACTGATGAGAAACTGTTTAAGTGTGAtatatgtgaaaaaactttctCTGTGTcaagccatttgattcagcaccAAAGAGTGCACACTAGTGAGAAACCATTCAAGTATGATataggtgaaaaaactttttctgtgtCAAGCAGTTTGATTAGGCACCAAAGAGTGCACGctggtgagaaaccgtttaagtGA